TGAGATATTGAAGCAACTTCTAATCAACAACCCTAAGTTTAGCTTTGCTtagggacgagcaaaagttcaGCTTGGGAGATTTGTTGACGCTCGATTCAAACCATTTCTGAGCGTCAATATGATTCAAAtaaatggaagagcttgcatttcttacactcatgaCTTTAATAAATCACTGAATTCCACTTGTCCCTTTTGAACTTTATGAGTGCATGTTTTAGCTGAAATGGAGGGCAATCATACCCTCTTGATCCAAGGAAGAAGACGCCGTCCAATCACATGCCGACATGAAAGAAATACATGGATTGGAGGGCCCATCAGAAGCACAAACTGACATAACACAAGCCGCGTCATCAACCATGGGTGttagggcccacatgtcagcaacCTCACCAAAGGAGAAGGCCAGTGGGCTGACGGCCCATGGACCCCACCACCTTACTCCTTCGACGTGGCACTCCTTAATTGGTTGACAAGGTCGGTTCCGTATGCAAGAGCTTCAGAAACTAGCCGAGGAGGAGGTGACACCCTTCTCTAAATATGAGTGGAGGGGATCCTAAATGAATACACCAAGAGTTGGAGAGCTTTCGTATTTTGTGCAAGATGTAGTCTTCATCTTCACTTGTAGAGGTCTTACGCTAGTGGAATTCAGGTATGGAGTTGTAGTTCAAGGTCCTAGAGTCTTCATGAAGAGTCAGGTATGTTTTATATTCTACTCTTTATGTAATGTTCTAAGTTGTATTAGATGATTATTTATTTGTCTAGTATGTTTAAGTCTATGATCATTGCACTTTGTGAGATACTTTCATGACTTACACTTGTTTAGATTGATTCGTATGCTAGTTGAATTCTCGACTATTGTCATCAAAGATGATATCACTATAACCTTGTAACAAATGGCATTTTCTTCAAGAGAGGAAAACATTTTTGAATcaccggtcatatgttgagtgcagccgctatcaagcacccaatgtcttcctccagCCTTGTAGTTTACCTACAAATGTAAATTAGcctttttaggtacccaaatttTCTTGGGTCCTCGAATATTAGAGACTAAAGCTTTAGGCACcgaaatggcattctttttagcaccatctattggtatcccaacaaattttgcactaacacaACCTTTAGAATTTTTAAAAAGAGCTTATCTAGGATCAAAGGATATAGCTTTCTTGTTTGTGCAGTTTTTCTCATCGTGACCAACATTTTTGCAGTTTTCACAAAAAGGAATACCACTAGCCTTCACAAAGGTGGTCTTTGTTTGAACAAAGGTTGCCTTCCCTTTCTTGGGAATATATCCAAAACCTTCTTGGTTTATTGTGAATTTCTGATTTACCCAACAATGATTGAATTGAGCCCTTTGACCATAGCCCTTTCTCAAATCATTGGTCAAGCaaataacctccttcttcaacaATTCATTTTCCATGATAAGTGACTCATAAAGTCCCGATGATGATCTCTCTGTCGCGACTGTGGTGGTGGAGCTTGGTTCATTTGAGCCTGTATGTTGACCATGGCGTTGGCCATGTTGGTCAACAGCTGAGTCTGTGCAGCAAAGAACTGCTCCATcactgctggtggtggtggcggcagtCCCTGGTTCTGTTTGTTGCCTGCACTACTCATGTTATTGGGGTGGGGGTTGCTGCCTCTTCCCTGACGTTGCACTGGTGGCAGATTGATTCCTGATCCggacctggtgttcaccatctgatcgGTTAGACAAGTGAGactcatgaaataaataatgatAAAGTGTAGGAACAAGGATAAGATAGGGAcaataattaaaaaatagatAACCCTAAGCTTTACTAACTAGCTAACTTTATTAAAACATGATACAATTATGGGCATCACCCCATAATCGCATCACAATCATTACAAAGAGGCAAAACACAATGTTTCACAAGACCAACATAAAACCACACTGATTTAAAGTAACACACTTTAACAAAACGTTTTCTGAACTAACGATTACAAACTGACTTTAACAAGACTCTTCCTAAGATTCTTAAGCCTAACATCTAGAAGAAACAGTTCTGGTAGCCAGGGTCGCCAAAATAGAGCCTCTTGCACGGGGGTGACAAAGCGGGGAGAGGAGGCTCGTTCTCCTAAGCAGGTGGTGGTGCCTCTCCTGCGAGCTGGGCCTCGAGCCGACGAATCCTCTGATGCACCTCCCCCAGCTGGTCCTGAGTCTCGTCCAGCTGGGTGGTGACGTGCTCCAGACTCGTGTTGAGCACGGCGATGACTCGGACATGGATGTTGACACGGTTCTCCCCTTGACCTCCAAGTGTCACCTCTGTATCCTCAGTCCCACGGGCACGGCGAGGAAGGTGGCGGTAATCCGTGGCATGCAAGTCCTGGCAATTAGTGTGGCAGAGGGACCAAAGAGCCCTCCTGGTTGCACTGTTGACGGCATCGTAGTTGGTGGACATGGGCGTCGAGGAGTCATGCGCGTAGATGGTCCTCTTGCCTCGGAACCCATCTTCAACCCTGATGTGGGCACGAATGATGTAGTAATCGCTGAGCGCAGGGTCGGCGTAGTGCTTCGTGTGGTAGAGGGGAGCCACAGTATTGTCCAACTCGTTGAGTACATCCCTCAGCAGCATGGGGAAGTAGCTAGTCTCGGTCACCGAGGTACGCTCACAGCACGGCTCCCTTTTTGCTGCAGCGCCATCATCCTAGTTGTCAtcatcctcctcatcttcatcatTGTCGTCTCCTAACTCACCCGAGTCTCCtctagcagcagcaggagctggCGCCACTGGACCAGGAGCTGCTGGTGGCGGAGCTGGGACTGCTGGTGTTGGCGACGGTGGCGGAGTTGACATGTTTCCTTCTGCATCGACAGCCATGATACGGCCATCCTCATCCTCAGCGAAGTAGTAGTCCATCTCTGGTTCTTCCTCAACCTCCTCCACTGGCTGAGCTGAGGCAGGTGCAAGGGCAGGAGATGGGACTGGCTCAATAGTTGCAGGAGGTAGAACTGGAGCTGGCTCAGTAGGTGCAGGAGCTGGAACTGGAGCTGGCTCAGCAGGTGCATGGCGAACAAAGCGACCTCGGGTGCGCTTGCGAGTGGTCTTGTAAGTCCTGGCCATCTGTAGCAAATGAAGATAGAGAGagacttttttttagaaatacaTACTtgaaagaagaaaaacaagTATGCAACCAAGGATCAGATAAAAGATGTCAATATAAATAAGGATTAAGCAATTTTCAAAATAAGCAAAGAAGAGCATGGTTTCTAAATAAGATAGACCTTAATTTTCGACCCTTTCTAACTAGGTTAACGTTCTACAGTCAACactgctctgataccacttttGTCATACCCGATTTAAGAAAGAAActgaatgcatctcatatgtgcgccaggatcaagtttacacacatatgatagaCTTATAAAGCAAATATCATCACAATCCATAACAAAAGAGAGTATTAATAACTTTATTACATGGCCGAATGTCTTAATCTTAAGCGAATAAATAAAAGTTTAAAGAGTAGCAGCGGATCTTCAACTTCACAGGTAAATGgctgggagacatacgcctagaaatcctcaAAGTCTTCTGGGTAATCCGGACAATTATCTTGGTCTAAGCAGCAattatgcaagggtgagtacacttatagtTAGTACTCAATAAGTGGTAAGGGAAAAACTACATTATATGCAAGGCCAAAATaaggaatagctgacacggTATGATTGCATTAAGCACTTTTAGTTGATCAAGTTTTATTAGCACGCATTAACTAAGTACAAGTTTATACCATTAACCCACAAGATAAGCATATGAAGTAAATAACAGAGCATCACAAATAAAAGACATCGATTTAGATCATCTTCatgttcaattatcatgtgagggtccaagccgctcatgaccgtgagcacggctgatatatcagttttacgctctgcagaggttgtacaattcgcgtaaaagttcaaaagaacttCAAACCCAACCACGCTGTGTGGGCCAAGCACAATATCACACTTCCGAGGTATGATTGCATAGGGATGCTACGagacctttacaaagattccctaacctgtGACAACCcactaaggtttcaagtcaaagtggCCATAACACTTCCTAATAAGGGTGACGCCTTATCCAGGTCTACACCACTCGAGAGGACAGAGCTATACCcaacgatgcatcccctcttgccctttcggtaagatcatcacaagctagagtttcttATTAATCagtcaagaccagagccatatggtaTTGTGGTTGTATGATTTTCctaggtggttctccatgttccaattaaaacaTATGATCTTGTTTAACAACATCAATCATCAAGAACATGAATTAACAAGTGTAGCCATACTCTTAATTTAAACCGACCATAACCTAATGTAAAATCAACTAGCAGTGCTACCCAACATAAAATAAATAACCCAAGTTTGATCAAGGAAGGGTAAACAAAACTAGGCATATCCTTAATCGGGACCCATCATattataaatcatgcatgcatataaagtaaagtgaatttagtCAATTTTTGGGGTCAACAAGTATGATCAAgggccacttgccttcctcaaaatgCTACTGTTGATCCGGTCCTTCGAAGCCTTGATCTTGCTACTACTCGAACAGCGGATCGTCTATCACACCACACAAATACAAACAAGCAAACAAATACAATAGATAAGAAATAGTACACCAATAAATGTAAACAGTACAAAACGAGGTTtcaaaactattctacacgttgcaaggatcgcgtgagcgcaagaatcatcgaaaacggagttaaaacctgaaagttatggctaaaacagggTTTCAGGGCTTAACTGCGAAAGACCTAAAAAGATCAGGggttaaaacataaaagaaagggCTATTTTATGAATACTTTTGAACTGCGGTGGATGGCAGGTTAATTTTGGAAAAACAGAGGGGCTCTTTTGAAAATCTGGCTTGGTTGGCCGATATGGAACTAGTTGACTTGGGTTAGATTTGATTTGGGCCGTTAGATCAAAATCTGGCGGCTCAGGATTAGATCGGATCTGATCCATCGGATCGAGATCCGACAGTTAGGGCGGTTTGGGGTGGAGGGGCGGTGCTGGGCGCCGGCGGCAAACTGCCGCGGTGGCGGGGTTGCCGGCGTAGACCGAAAACGGCCGTCCGGGCTCAGATTGGGCTCGGTTTTGGGACTGGGAGCACGCGGGGGCGACGGCGAACACACTGGCAGGGTCCGCGTGAGGCGCAAAGGCGGCGGAGAGCGAGCGCTGCGGCGAGCGACGAGGTGGACCTCCGGCAAGCGATTGTGTGGGTGCGAAGgcaaaggagagagggaaaagggGTTGGCGAGCTTCCTCACCCTGACGCAAAGCTCCTGGGGTGGCCGAAGTCGACGAGACTGTAGAGGAACGGCGACGCGGCGAATAACTCCGAGCTCCCGAGCTCTaatggcggcggctagggttctgAGAGCTAGAGCGGTGGCTACGGGTTTGGTGGGGGACAAGGGACATGGGCAGCCACTATTTATAGGGGCGGCAGGAcaccttggcgtgcgggccaagaAGGCCGCGGCGAGGCATGGCGTGGTTAGACTCGGGCTCGAGTCCGAGCCAGGCACGGGAAGGAAGGCGACACCGACAAGTGGGGTCCGCCTGGCGGTGAGGGCGAAGGAGGAAACGGGCCGGCTTGGGTTGGGCCGCagggaagaaaaaggaaaaggaaaaagagaaagagagatgggccggctgggctgaaAGGGAGAGGGCGAAGGAAAAAGTTTTGCATTTTCTTGAAAGGAAGCAAACACattcaatttaaatttgaaatcaagaattcaaattcaaactgaaaAACAAGCAATAAAATATGCAAAGGCAGCATAGAATGCACAaacctattttccttatatttcTTTTATAGCTaagtattttatttaattcacgataaatgctctaaactcaagataaaataaataaaaccttATCGAACCTATAACAaatctaattaaatttatttaggttcctaatttgaaaattagggtgttacacccagGCGCGGCGATTCGCACCTCCCCGTCGCCCTCGTCCTAGCCGGCGGCCGTTGGCCTAGATCTTGACGGCAACCCCTCACCATCTCGCCGGCGACCGTCACGCCCCTCACCATCTGCATGATTGGCGTGGACGGCTTCATCGGCTCCCACCTCTGCAAGAAGCTCATGGCCGAGACACACCACGTCGCGTCCTCGCCGTCGACGTCTACTGCAATAAGATCCGCCACATTGTCGACCCCGCGCGGTCGCACCTCGCCGGCAGACAGGTGGCAGATGTTCTGGTTCCGAGTAGATGGGTGCCGTGTACAGGTTCAATTTCTGTGGCAGGTCCGTCTTGAACCTGAGGTTCTCATTGGCATTCCGTGTCAACGAACTCAACATCATGTTGTACGTGCGCGCCGGCCCTGGTGCGTGGATGACTCCTCTAGTCGTCGACTTGCCTTGTGGCCAATAAAATTTaatcaacaaaaaaaactattttGTGTAGGCGTTAGGAGACATTAGAAAGTATTTCCAAGCATTGTAAAAGAACTCCTGTCCCAAAACCCGCAAAAATAGGAGGCAATACCCCAACCACAtctctcacaagtcacaacttGCTAACCACAACCACAAGGGTTTTAAGAGGAGAAAATAAGCATGACCACACAACTACATAATTTTTTAAGTAGGAGGAGACCGACCAAAAATCTAATACGGCTAGGAATATATACATAGACAACAACTTGTAACCCCTACCAAACTCAACTCGTGGGATGACAATTTCACTGGGTCATACAACACACTCACACACCCCAACTCACATTGGACTGCTTCAATGCCTCATAGGGTCTACGGTCTATCCCTTTGCTAGTGCAGCACTATATTTACACAAATCCCCCCTCCTCTGTAGGTAGTTGGGACCGACCCATGGCTGTGCTTAGGAGCTACAATACGGGTCTGTGTAGAAAAAAGGCCTCTTTTCATGTATAATAGCCCACATTGCTCCAATCAGCCCATTTAAGGTCCAGCAAAACCCACACTACTCATTGACAACATTTTGTGGGATGAAATCACCGAGGATGAATATTGTTTAAAAGGCTGAGGATGAAATTTTGGATCTACACgaagaaaggagaaaaaaatccttagaaaaaaaaacaaaactaacaGTCCGTCAAGGCAAGCCGGGTGTTGCTGTATGTCACCGTAGCCGACAATCCCACTAGCTATCACTtgaaaaaattaattataaCGGATTAGATGGGCCATCCGCACAATAACATAGCGACTGTTCGCATAGGTAAGCAGCTAAATTGGAAAGAGATTGAATGAATGCATGCAAAGAGAGGACAATGATCATGACGTTACCCAACAAAactcaaaacaaaaaatataacTGTTAAACCAAACttccaaattaaatttgaattacaccgttatctttcttatgacaagatcttcaaaacaagaacaCACTTGCCTATGTTTGCAAGCTATTTTTTAAAAGTATTTTTGAATACTAAATAACTAATTTTGGATTCTAGGAATGAATAATTTAACAAcacaaacaaataattatttttacaaaaaaataattaaatgtaaagaataaataataatatatgacgaacaaaatattaaacatcgtGAACATTGATAGTATATGATAAGTAATGAAAAATGAATATCGTGAACAAATGGGTCAACGTCACGGaataatttaatctacaaagcgaATAAATAATTTGGCATTGTGAAAAATAGTTACACGCACACAAATAATTTTATATGAAGATAAATACATCTACAGtacaattaaatatatataaatatatctaGTAACATACAATTTATGAACACATAAAAATTTACTTTTATAAGGATATATACAAGTGCTAAAATAAGTTAGTATATGAAGGAGATAAATCATTTCGCACACCAATTTATGGATCTACAATGCAAAGAAACGAATCTTCATGTGAAAAAATGTACTAAGTGATAGCAAATTTGGAACGGATCAAGACACTAAATATGCATGTGAAAAGAAATATACTAAGTGTTGTAGTgctaaaatataaaatttactattaaaaatttagaaaagaaaaaaatataaatttaaaaatGACTCGTAGAGAAGAAATTAGGATACAAAATAActgaagaaaagaaataaaaaatataatccAAAAAAAGTCAATGTTTAATACAAGGAAAAAACAGGaataaaatgaaaaaagaaaatagaagaatGAGACTGGGACTGGGGGATGAATGAGAGACAAAACTTGTCTCTATGTTGATCCCAGCTTCCGTTCACGCTCCCTACGGTATATGTGTACCATTGTTTGGCCTTCTCTACAAGAGAAAAGGGAAACATCTTCCACTTGAGGGTATCATGTGACATGCCTGCGATGGCCCGacatgaacacacttgctcaaacTCTCGTAGGTGATGGTATGAGTTTTTGCTATCTAACCTGAAGAAGGAAGATTTCTGAACCAAGGCGATCAATTCGGGGCTGAGCTCATAGCTAGAAGCAAGAATTGGGTGTTCGGATTTAGGTGGCTCAATGAGCTCGCCCTTAGGAGCAGAAAAGCTTAGGATAGAGGTTGCTCCATGATAGAAGGGGTGaagatagagataagaaaaaaaagaaaagagttatttttttaaaaagaagggGATAAAGATACGAGGATGACTAGGTAAGAAGAAAGATACAGCAACTGTTTCCcaacaacggcgccagaaagcttgttgggtattttaacgactgcgaataaatccacaagcgcacagataccgttgtagctttcacccgtgagtattcaagggtatcatatccacaggggacgtgtgtgcactaacttctaaCTAAGTCGGTCCAATgacacaccaagataagtgGCTAGGATAGAGATGGTTCCTGAGGTAGTACTAGAGATGagttaaggtcgatctctcaggaaagatactcgcttcgggcactaTCTtgcccctgaaatggtcaggagacttcAGCCAACGGCTCTacactatatccgaacgtggagggctactaaggaccaacagggctgtcaccacctgtggactacctcacagaccgtgggatataaggcaaacgaaggtaactcttagcctagacaccacgtctatgctactaATTACTACCGCAGTCTAATTACGTTTGGTACCCCATAGCACACTACGGCACTCTatatgaatacagagcgacgaacctgcgagtaagagaactgatctcactcaaagatAAGTACTATGCAAGAACAGGAAATCACAGATACTAACTTACTTTACTCCGAAAGAAGCCAGTgttcgtagaggtacaagcttggagaagaacaccgacaggcccggcgcttccccgaactactcctcactctcctcctttatTCTAAGCACTAGTGAACTAGCGTGTCGCCTTTGCAATGTGGCACTACTCTACTCTCTTGGATGGTGTGTGGAATAAGGGGTGAGGAGGAGGCCCTTTATatagtggaggaggaggagtagggGCTACTCCACCTATCCATATACAAGGAAACCTTATCCACGGGAAGGAGGTTGAGTAGGCACCACTCCACCTCAAAATGCACCTGCACGGGAGGCTGTCCAGGTTCGGCTGACCCAGGGGATCGGCCGCCCCCTGGTGAGCTTCCCCCAGGTGCACCTTCCTCTagcaggctgacaggtgggccttgaTATTGATCATgaggtgcatcttgcgtggtgCGCGTGTTTGCTATGCCAGgtgggcccttcttgtaagtgaAACGCAGGATGGGATCTTCTGTGCATTTCTTCCGCGTTCACttgtgtatagagatcgcctccccgggtggacgaggatgtagcacctctagggctcggtgctcaactgtTGCAAAGTAaaacctgtggctcgagtcgataactgggtctagcaaggagtccatctccatacctgcattcaaaaatatatgagaacacataggtacatatatgtttcatacaaactggatgcgtaatatttatacattacagataggttcgattactatatattacagataggttcgatacaaactccacgcacgatatttatacattacagatatgttccatacaaactggacgtacgattactacatattacagatatgttcgatacaattgtagatcatgacaccgaatgccttccatgagcaattctcgccgatggtcgtctgaacgtaggaggtgctccatctctgggatttccggaaggaccgacgtcagcagcatcgtgaagtgaattctgaggacacttcttgtagttgtgacccaatgctccacattggctgcaacgcttttctGCCTTGCTTggttcggactcgtccataccattccgaatacgacgtgtctgacggcggcctttgcctttcttagtggctggatcaggaataaacatcttattctcattatcctgaatgaaaggccccactattccaatcccgtatacctcatgtccccaggtggatacagctgcttccttgctgaagtaaagtgaaacaa
This sequence is a window from Panicum virgatum strain AP13 chromosome 7K, P.virgatum_v5, whole genome shotgun sequence. Protein-coding genes within it:
- the LOC120639891 gene encoding vegetative cell wall protein gp1-like — encoded protein: MARTYKTTRKRTRGRFVRHAPAEPAPVPAPAPTEPAPVLPPATIEPVPSPALAPASAQPVEEVEEEPEMDYYFAEDEDGRIMAVDAEGNMSTPPPSPTPAVPAPPPAAPGPVAPAPAAARGDSGELGDDNDEDEEDDDN